Part of the Athalia rosae chromosome 2, iyAthRosa1.1, whole genome shotgun sequence genome, CGAATCGATCGCGAGTTCGCAAAGGTAGCAGCTTGCGAGGGAGGATTGAGGTCTGACGTTCCCATGGAACAGGAAATTATGGAGGGGGACATATCCTTTGAGGAGGATGAAGATGGGGTGATCATACCGTGCGCTTCGAGAATAAAAGCATCGATGCCCCCCATTCCACGAAAAAATATCGCCGCCGTACCGGATGCAATTGGCCCTGAAGAGCTCCAGAGGTTCTTCGATCCTGCTAGATATCCCATGCCTTGCGATTATGCTGATCCCTACATTCCACCGGCGGGACGCGAAAACCTACATCCCGACCTTTGGGAGCTGGATGATCCTTGGTATAGGGAAATAACACAGCCAGACCTTATGGATTTCAACAGTTACTGCTGACGAACAAAAACAGTTCGAATCATACCGTAGTTTATAAACCCACTTTATCGTGCCCCATATccctatacatacattatgaATCATTTAGTGAAATGCCGTTTGTTATTtagttatatatacctatgtacttaTACATTAATAAAAGTTTACAACGAGACTGGAGAAACGATGTTttaatatgaatttttccttcactttAATTATTCTGACAAGACAGGAGAATGTCACTAAGTTTTTGAGCACAAACTGGAATGGTTGTTTGTTCCCCTGCACCGCAAACCACCTGATTGTTCGCGGCAAAGTTTCCAATGACTATATACTCCTGTGTTTTGGATCCTCTATTCCGCAAACCTTTGGATCTCTGCTCTTTTAGCGTTCGAATCTTCGGTAGGCTTTTCAATGATGTGGAAAGCCGCTCTTTGATGACCTTGAGAAAGACATGGTAAATCACGTGTATTGCTGGCTTGTTGTTGTATCAATTACCTGTATCCTTCTTGCAGAAACCACCGACGTTTGACGGGGTACATACGGTGGCTTTGCCAGCCACCAAACCTTGATGCAGAAACAATATGTGTCTCTTTAGAAAATCAACGCCTTCGTGATCTTTAAGACCCTATGGTACATGGATAAACTAACTCGCTCCATAAGTGTGTCCTCGTCTTCACATTCATCAAGATCAGCTTCATTTCCATCCACAAAGACCATGTCACCGATATCCTCTTCAGAATCCTGCCGATCTGAGTCTTCGCTCTGAATGGAGGAATCACTTAATGCTCGTTCACACGGTGATCCTGTGGTAATCATAGCACGTTTTATTAGGATCGTCGATTTCTGATTGAAAACTCATAAGAAATTAAGTGTATCgcaaatatttaaaatacGTACTTCCGCTGACATCGTCTGAATAATAAAtggatcttctttctttttcaaaaccgCTGCTacaaactttggaaaattctaATTTTCCCGGGGTTGGTTCAGCATCAGAAAAACAACAGCAAGACATTTTTATTGTAAATAGAGAATTTCAAATCTGTTTTATAGTTCATAATCAAAATACAAGTTTATATCAGTATCTCCGAGATTTAAATCGGGTCATTATTCGAGCTACGTGGTTTCATTGAAGTTCTGAAATTACTATTTACTCGTCTTTCtaacggtgaatttttcatatttatattttaaatgAATTGACGCGCGCTTTGCGGCAAAAGTAGTTCAGTGATTCGCCATCGTCGCCCtcgttttcaattcaacgCGTTGGCGGGGTGTAGGGGAGGTTAATGGTGTTTCTTGGAGCTTGGGTAGCGTCATAGCTTTGAGGTTATTCAACACATAAACAACAATTTGAATACTCCGTAACTGTCAAGGGAAAAGTAAATAGGTTGCCAAGAATTTGATACGGATAAGATAAACTGTGTGAATACAAGATTGGTGTAAGGATCAACTCACAGTGGAGGTGTGGAACTCCCAAAATGTGAACCGTTGTGAAAAGTAGTAGGACACAATATCGTAAATGGTAGGAAAGgtataaaaaatggaatatgACTCTGCCTCAAGTTGCGATGAACGTGTGCGTCATTTGGAGACCCGCAGAGAACTCTCGAAGGACAAAACCTCATTTGATGATAAAACTATAAATGATTCCGAGCTCGCAGCTCTTTGGCACCCTGCAGAAGTTATCCCTGCTCAACCAAAGGTAGCGTTTAATATAAACAAATCTTTGTCAAAGCAGGTAATGGAGTACTATAAGAAATATTCGCAGAATTCAAACTTGGAGCAGTACTTTTCACTACCAGAAACAAGTGGAGAGACTCACGGAGTTGAATATTATTACAGCATCTACGAATTGAATTCTAGATCGACCGGTACCAGGCAAGACTGTGTTGGTCAAGATTATAATTTGGGAAATTACGTCCCTCGTGAGAGGAGAAGGTGGGCCAGACCCCCATTAATTGGTCAATCTTCATCAGGCGCTGATAACTCTGCTATCTACGGACAGCCGTTAATGGAACCCCGTTCTTCATCTCCAGAATCAAAGCACATTACCTCTGAGATTAtcctagaagaaaaaaacgagtgtACACAATCTACTGCCGAAACTCCGGATAGAAAGTCAGCTGCTTCCCCAACATCTAGCATAACTTCTCACAAACCTCTGGAATGGGACAGTGGTGCAGATGTAGGATACTTCAATACGCTGCCTCAAAACAAACAGGATTCTAAAAAGTTGAGCACCATCGAACGCATGGCTTTGGCTGGAGGATGTTCTGCAGCTTTGAGGCAGGATCCAGAGGGAACAACAGAGTCTAACATATCAAATCAAATACTGCTAGCACAGACTGGGGTTAGAACTAAAAGAAAACCTGATGCAAACTCGACACCTTTGCCTGGGAACATATCAGAAACTGAAAGTGAAGTTGAAATAACACCGATAGTGAAGAATCACATAGCTGGAATAATTAGCGGAGTTCATATCAGTTTAGAGAAGAAAGAACCTAATCCGGAAGTTAATAGTTATGGAATTGATGTTGCTCCGAATGCCGAAACATCAAAGTCTTCACCAACAACCAAAGTGCCATCTGTAAAATATGCAACTGAAGGTAAAAAGCGAGGCCAAAAGCAGGAagttcgaaacaaaaattttgaccCTTGTTCTTcccttttaaaaaaaagttcttcgatGAATTTACTGGCCCCTGAGACTTCTAAGCTCTTGCTAAAACGAAGCCAGAGCGACTTGAATTTGCAGATCAGAGATAAGAGTAAGGCATTTTTACCACTCATCTTTAATTCCACATCTTCCTTGGCTACCGTCGTTAATAAGCCAGTGACTTGCGATAAAGTTATTCAGACTACGATTAGTGAACATTTTCACGAATCGGTTGGCATTCAAGTATCTGTTTTTGAAGAGGAAAAACCACCTGTACCTAAGAGAGGCACCAGTTTGGCTCAGAAGCCAGTTTGTTCAATTCTGAAAGGCTCTAAAAACACGCACAAACTTGACAACGCCAGAAAACCGAATGAGTGCAAAAAAACTGCAGAGAGTAGTCGGAATATCGAGCAGGAAGATGAAACCGGTACTCGATATAGCAGTACAGATATTTCCTGCAACGATTCTCAACCTCTAGCATCTTATCCGGATGATACTAAAGATGTAACTGGCCGAGTTAAtagttttgaatattttccagGTCATGTCTACGAGAATGTTCCAAATGAAAGCGAATGTCATGTTTCCTCCAGCGATACAAGACGTTCAAATTCCACAATGCCAAACACTAGCTCCAGCATCGACGAAAAACTTTGGGGAGACTCTGACAGTTTGGTACGAGACTTGGAAAGAAGTGTCAATATTTTGAAAAGTCTTGTGGATGCAAACAAGTGTGATAAGCAAGTTAAAAAAAGGTTGATACATCACGTCGTAAAGAGGCTGGTCACCGCGAAATACACCGATGATAAAATAGAGCATAATTTAGAAGAAAATGTTCCTTGGAATCCGGATGATGctagaaaaaaagtttatagAGCAGACATCATCCAGGctctcacaaaaaaacaaaacacaaCAGATTCTTCAGAGGAGTGGAAGCccttaaaaaagaagaagagttcTTCATCCAAAAAACAGCTTAACGGAGAGGCCAGGATTGTTAATGGAATAATTAACCAAGGCAGTAGTAACACGGATAAATTTGATGCACAAATCGGTCGAACAGAGATGGATGGTAGAAAGGCCAGAATGGGGTTGAGAACCGACGATTGTCAACGAAGCATTAATTCGCCCACCAATctaaataaaagtgaaagtTCTGAGTGTTTTTTACCGCAACGTAGAGACAGTTCCAAAACTAGAGACAATATATTTTGCCTTCAACAAAATGCTGACATTCCACTCGGGGACACTTCTACTTCTGGTACCCCGTTGGATCAAAATAGAGTTTATTTAGATAACCCAGTTAACAATGGACAAAGTACCGTGGAGTCTGGCAATGGTTCTAGACACAGCACAGACTGGAGATTGCCGGCCACTTTATCGGAAAGGCAATTTGAATTGAGGAGACATCACACTTCGGATTCTGGAGACTCAAAATTAGTCAGCTATGCCGAaactgagaagaaaaatcaacttctttGGATCACCAATGAAATTAGCCATTTATCTTATTTGAAAAAGTatgtttacattttttcagtGTAAATTACAAAGAAAGTTGTTCATTGTTTTGTGTTTCCAGGCTATTAGAGCAACCCAAAAAGTTGGATCGTCCACGGATGTCGCCCAAAAAAGTTAAGCACGCAATTGTCAAACAAAAACATCAAGCTTTGCTGAAATGCGTCTGCGGCAGTAACGATGCTGATAATTCACCTGGGTAAGAATTGTGACATTTTACCATACCGAGACTATCGCTCATGTTTATTTCTCTTGAAATGTTGCAAGAATGaactatatttttcaatttcatcagaAGCACCTTCGATGCTTGTAACGATTCGGTCAACCCCCAATGGTCGTCGCATTGCAACCTAGCAACCTGCCAATCGACTGTTGATTCTGGtgcaacaaaaatgaataatttgaaaaagcgGAACAGCTGCACACAAACTGGAACTGACGTCATAAGAGCACACTCCCAAACAGGCGGTGAAATAATATCAACACTGTTAAGTCAACGGATTCCAGAAACCAAATCTGCAAATATTCACGTTCAGACTTCACCATCTCGATTGGTTTCCCCGTCTCTGGTGATGCCACATCAAATATCACCTATAGATAGTCCGCTACCACAGGTCGTTTGTCCAGTTCATCAGAATCTACCGGCAATATCGCAATGCAAATGCTTGGGGCAGGTTTGCCGatgtcaaatttcaaatcccaTAGAAATTGTACAGAACTCTCCAAAAGCGGTGTGCCTTTGCCATTTGTCAAATCAAAAATCATCGCATCAAAGTTCTTCAAATGTATGTCGCCACACTTCGATGTCCCCACATTCTGATCGTCAAAAACCACGCAATTCTCACACGGAGCAGCCTTACATACGAACTCAAAACATCTTTGACGCTGCACAGCCTGTTACGCATGTGTCTGATAATGAAAACCTTAGAACAGAGTTGAAGGAAGCGAAGAACAAAGTCAATGCAACGAGATCCATGTGCACTTGTAACTGTAACGATCTCAGAGTTTGCCAGTGTACCGGAAGTTGTTCCTGCGCAGAATCCATTCGGCATAGCCAGAGCATTGCCAGAAGCGACAATGTTGTTCCTGAAATTTGCAAGtcttgtttcaaaaatattctacaAAATGAGGCTGGTCAGTCAAAGTGCATCTGCGGTAAGTGCAGGGAAGGAAAACCTTGCGTTTGCCCAAATAATCCTACCTACGATAACCCAAAAATGCAGGATGAGAAGTCATGTTGTTGTCCAGCTTATTGTCATTGCGAAAATAAGAAGATGGATATTCCGGTGAGTTCCATTACTCCTAACTGCAACATTTGCCACccaaaatttggtaaaaaagcATGTAAATATCCCAACAACTATCAATGCAATGATCAAATATTCGATCATATCAGAGGTGAAAATTCAACTTGCAATCGCTACGCAGATCATAAACGTAAATGCAGGGACAGCAGGGATACAAACAATGGTAATTGTGTGTGCCGTTTTGAAAGCGACGGTCGAAAATTACAGACCCAGTCTAAGCATTGCTATTTATCGAGCTTGCACGAAGTTCAGCAGCTCCCTCAATCCCTGAAACTGCAAGGCGAAAAGTTGTGCAAATGTGGAAAGGAATGCTGTTGCGAAAACAAGCTGAAAGACGTAGAACAAAAATCATACAGTTCGAAACGTAGTGCCAAAACGAATTGTTCATGCGAATCTAATAACGGGGAAGCCGATAGAAATAGTCAACACTGTCGTAGTTGTGGCAGCATGTACAAAAACGGAAGGAAATGCAACTGTCACATTAATTATCCCAAACCCATTGCGTATGAGTTATCATTCACAGAAGCTAAAGCCCAGAAAAACGGTAAGGTTGGGATGAAAAAGTTACAGGACCCCACCGCATCAAACTCACCTTCGAATACTGCAAAATCCGATGGATGTGCTTGTGACGAGGCAAGGTCTTGTAGTTCGAGTAGAAACAGCGAACCAACAAAGACACTTCAGGTATAGTCGGAtttggaataattaatttgttaCATTACATAACTGTAAGTAGTatgaaatattgaattatGGAAAAGCATTTTTGTCTTCGTTTATTGATTTACTAAAAGTTCATTCTTAAACTAACTTGTAGGACTACTTGGCTCAGAATAAACCTGATTTTGTTAATAATGTTGAAACTCGTCAGCAGTGTATGTTTGAAATTACTCACTTACGAGaattgaggagagaaaaacgaattcaATTACTCGCATTGGCCAGTGGTACAAATTTGACTAAAACGCCAAGGGTCGCAAAGCCAAAaggtgaaatttcattttttctttaaaaatttaccaattattttattcgatgttCAAAAAAAAGCTGATCGAATGGATTGTGAGATAATTGAATTAAGATTGTTCAAATTGTTATCTTTTCAGTATTACCTgcgcagaaaaaaataagcgacGAAGAAATGAAGGAAAGACTCCGCAAACGATATTATAAGCTGCATGAGGTGCGAAATAAACGACAACAACGGGAGAAACAGGAACaaacaagaagaaataaattaatggcgaatatattttgtaaaaaattacagCAAAAGGTTCTGAAAGGTCAAGTTGATCTTTCTAATAGCGTCAGCGTTATATCAAATTTGTAATGACGTCGTTACGAGTTTATTCTTGTTGGATTTATGTTGCACTGCACTGTgcaaaaagtaataaaaaggGACGAGTACGTccagaaattattctttgaaCAGATTGCCTTGTTGCGTCcgttgatagaaaaattacagTGTTTGAACAAAGGTCAAtctatgaaataaaagaaaaacatcaCCAGTACATTAGCTTGGAATAATAAAACACGAGCATGGTTCAAGAGCtcgaaaagtgaaattgacaaaagtCTCTTCgtaaatgatataataatttattttatgttataaTTATAGATTTATAAAATAGTACATACAGCGATACTTAGGACGTAGATTTTAGTTAATCAGAAAAGCCATAACCATGATTCTCAGTAGTTTGAAACTCCCGCTCTATATACAGTACTTTCCAATACTTACAAAAGCTAGAAATGACAAGTTTTCCAACTGTTTCTGAAAACTGATTAGCTGAAAAgaatctattttcatttcacacaTATAGTCCTTACTTTAATACAAGTCTCTAATTACCTCAgacatattatttattgtgTGTATTATTGTGTGGTGTGTTCTCAAGTTATCGGTCAAGCGGTTCTTTCATTGGAATATGAAAGATTTAATGAGAACCACCGGAAATCCAAATTGATGTCGATGCCCGTACGGTATTTGAAACCTTAATCGCAATTGTGCAAGTCAAAAGTTTGTacgaaattacaaaaatgtaATTATTAGTACCTGATGCACAGTAGTTGGTGATTATTACTCTCGATACATcatagtttttaatttttagtgTATTTTCAATATGTTTGAAATACATTTTGATAATGGAAAACATTCGTAATTATCATTGATCTATTGAATATTCGAAGTTCACGTTGCATGTTTGTAGAgcgaatcaaataaaaaatatatttccttACATAAAAACATACcagtaaatttcaaaatttagcGCCCTGATGTTAACGCAAAACAAAAGACTCACGGATAAAATGAATCTGAATACTTAGCACCCAACAGACTGTCGCAGGTCGTGTCATGAGAAATGTGTCTTCTGTAAAATTAGCGAAATAATCGACAGTTTTTGGTGAGCGTCCGTCGTTTGATTGCGATCCAGAAATCGCCTCAGTGATAACGTGTGACTGCAAGGGTGAAATGCTTGTACCGTAATACGTTAATCGGGACCTTAGATAATGTACGTTTTACGTTAGAAATTTGTCGTTGTCACTATCGGGGGTGTAACTCAGTGGTAGAGTGTCTGCTTCGCATGCTGAAAGTCCTGGGTTCAAATCCCAGCTCCTCcaaaaatgcaaatttttttgtaaccTTTTCTTGCTGATCTTCCGACTCATATCTCCTGTTGCACTTACCGAACTCATATCAGCGCGAATCATGTTATAACTGCTATCGctgaaggtgaaaaaaaagaagactaaGTTGACCAAAAATATCCCAACGCAACAGGGTAAAGTGGTCACCTGgatcttttatttattatcagtagtatacatttataataattagaaatATGATCGATAATACATCGTGCACTGTTCAATGATTTCAgatgtacaattatttatgATAATGATGGCATCTTCACTTCTGAGGAAAGCTCTACCGCGCCGTGCGTCCCGACCCATTGATAAGCACTTGAGCAGCAGGAGACATGGAAATTCGTAGCCCAAG contains:
- the LOC105688424 gene encoding uncharacterized protein LOC105688424, with the protein product MSCCCFSDAEPTPGKLEFSKVCSSGFEKERRSIYYSDDVSGRSPCERALSDSSIQSEDSDRQDSEEDIGDMVFVDGNEADLDECEDEDTLMERVWWLAKPPYVPRQTSVVSARRIQVIKERLSTSLKSLPKIRTLKEQRSKGLRNRGSKTQEYIVIGNFAANNQVVCGAGEQTTIPVCAQKLSDILLSCQNN